The following coding sequences lie in one Silvibacterium dinghuense genomic window:
- a CDS encoding c-type cytochrome, whose amino-acid sequence MKAFLIGLFLGILAIPVVIFCYFHLGHPPVAVADSPFPMEKQIVRAPLQARIHAEMPKSAPIEASGTNLEAGAHIYRQQCAACHGLYGRPSSFAAHMYPHAPQLWAPHGNGTVGVSDDPPGETYWKVANGIRLTGMPAFDKVLNPTQMWQVSLLLANADKPLPSSALDLLKQPLDLDTVNLAPPTANVPPQKITDLNAMPSPLPPDQQ is encoded by the coding sequence ATGAAAGCATTCCTCATCGGGCTTTTTCTGGGGATTCTGGCCATTCCCGTGGTTATTTTCTGCTATTTCCACCTCGGACATCCGCCGGTCGCCGTCGCCGACTCGCCTTTTCCGATGGAAAAACAGATCGTCCGCGCCCCCCTGCAGGCTCGTATCCACGCGGAAATGCCAAAATCCGCCCCCATTGAGGCCTCCGGCACCAATCTCGAGGCCGGCGCCCACATTTACCGCCAGCAATGCGCCGCCTGCCACGGCCTCTATGGCCGCCCGTCCAGCTTTGCAGCCCATATGTATCCCCATGCGCCGCAACTCTGGGCCCCGCACGGCAACGGCACGGTAGGCGTCAGCGACGATCCCCCGGGCGAGACCTACTGGAAGGTGGCCAACGGTATCCGCCTGACGGGCATGCCCGCGTTCGACAAGGTGCTGAATCCGACCCAGATGTGGCAGGTTTCACTCCTGCTCGCCAACGCCGATAAACCGCTGCCTTCCAGCGCTCTCGACCTGCTGAAGCAGCCTCTTGACCTGGACACGGTGAACCTGGCGCCACCAACGGCCAATGTTCCGCCGCAGAAGATCACCGACCTGAACGCGATGCCTTCTCCGCTGCCGCCTGACCAACAATAA
- a CDS encoding glycoside hydrolase family 125 protein, with the protein MNKLTILNTGLSRRAMLRGGLAAGVAGLAGRAAMGEGNAQSAMTAAQADTPPPDLRERPAPGKRRFQSEAIERVIRETKAKIADPTLATMFENCFPNTLDTTVFPGTFEDKPDTFVITGDINAMWLRDSSAQLWPYLPYCKEDPKLAAMIEGAIRRQSRCILIDPYANAFMPSVEDKPLSWSVHDDTDLKPGVGERKWEIDSLCYTLRLAHGYWKATGSTAPFDVQWKQSAELIVETFRVQQRKDGPGPYHFQRSSPIPTDTLMLSGYGNPAVSVGMIFSMFRPSDDACIYPLFVPANLFAITSLEHLAEMATAIYHDAALAQKAKSLADEVREAVRQYGRVQHPKYGEMLAYEVDGYGGRALMDDANAPGILSLAYLGCIDVRDPLYQASRRFVLSKDNPYFFKGTAGEGIGGPHEGLNSIWPMSIIMRALTSTDEAEQRECLRTIRNTTAGTNFIHETFYKDDAAKFTRPWFSWANGLFGELILHLAEHRPALLKESYA; encoded by the coding sequence ATGAATAAGTTAACCATTCTGAACACTGGCCTGAGCCGTCGCGCGATGCTGCGCGGCGGCCTGGCCGCAGGTGTGGCCGGGCTTGCCGGCCGCGCTGCAATGGGAGAAGGCAATGCGCAGTCGGCCATGACCGCGGCCCAGGCGGATACGCCTCCGCCGGATCTGCGTGAGCGTCCTGCGCCTGGTAAGCGCCGCTTCCAGAGCGAGGCCATCGAGCGCGTCATCCGCGAGACGAAGGCGAAGATTGCCGATCCCACGCTGGCGACGATGTTCGAGAACTGCTTCCCCAACACGCTCGACACCACGGTCTTTCCCGGCACCTTTGAAGACAAGCCCGATACCTTCGTGATCACCGGCGACATCAACGCTATGTGGCTGCGCGATTCCTCGGCGCAACTCTGGCCGTATCTGCCTTACTGCAAGGAAGACCCGAAGCTCGCGGCGATGATTGAAGGCGCGATCCGTCGCCAGTCGCGCTGCATTCTCATCGATCCTTACGCGAATGCGTTCATGCCGTCGGTCGAAGATAAGCCGCTTTCCTGGAGCGTGCATGACGACACCGATCTGAAGCCCGGAGTCGGCGAGCGCAAGTGGGAGATCGACTCGCTCTGCTATACGCTGCGTCTCGCGCACGGCTACTGGAAAGCGACCGGCAGCACCGCGCCTTTTGACGTTCAGTGGAAGCAGTCGGCCGAGCTGATCGTCGAAACCTTCCGCGTGCAGCAGCGCAAGGATGGACCCGGACCGTATCACTTCCAGCGCTCCTCGCCCATTCCCACGGATACCCTGATGCTGAGCGGCTACGGCAATCCTGCCGTGTCCGTGGGCATGATCTTCTCCATGTTCCGTCCCTCGGACGATGCCTGCATCTATCCGCTCTTTGTGCCGGCAAATCTCTTCGCCATTACCAGCCTCGAGCACCTGGCAGAGATGGCGACCGCTATTTATCACGATGCTGCGCTCGCGCAGAAGGCGAAGTCGCTCGCCGATGAGGTTCGCGAAGCGGTCAGGCAGTATGGCCGCGTGCAGCATCCGAAGTATGGCGAGATGCTGGCCTACGAGGTCGACGGCTACGGCGGCCGCGCGCTGATGGACGACGCGAATGCGCCGGGTATCCTCTCGCTCGCTTATCTCGGTTGCATCGACGTGCGCGATCCGCTTTATCAGGCCTCGCGCCGCTTTGTGCTCAGCAAGGATAATCCGTACTTCTTCAAGGGCACGGCCGGGGAAGGCATCGGTGGACCGCATGAAGGGTTGAACTCTATCTGGCCCATGTCGATCATCATGCGCGCGCTGACTTCCACTGATGAGGCGGAGCAGCGCGAGTGCCTGCGCACCATCCGCAACACGACGGCCGGTACCAACTTCATCCACGAAACCTTCTACAAGGATGACGCGGCGAAGTTCACGCGGCCGTGGTTCTCCTGGGCCAACGGTCTCTTCGGAGAACTGATCCTGCATCTGGCGGAGCATCGCCCGGCGCTGCTCAAGGAAAGCTACGCGTAA
- a CDS encoding GH92 family glycosyl hydrolase produces MLSRRTFLELMSLTACSDLIAKPLFKGGLGGAHEDPAQYVNLAIGTGGHGHTYPGATVPFGAVQLSPDTFNSGWDWCSGYHISDSSIMGFSHTHLSGTGCGDLLDVLLMPCVGDVKLEAGSRENPESGYRSRFSHEDEVMKPGYYSVKLKDYGVLAELSATERTGAHKYTFPASEKSHFILDWTHAYEDPKNPVSDAFLSVRGNDTVLGGRTVHSWGNGRKIYFAMQFSKAPEKIEIIADGTTLPAGTTEAKGTALKTVLHHATAAGEVIYVKTGISAVSAENALKNLEKEQPGWDFDGVRKAAASTWEKELGRIRIDGGTEKQKQIFYTSLYHMMVAPTVMDDVDGSYRGMDLEVHQLEPGQHNYSTYSLWDTYRALHPCFTLFQQERVPTMVNSLIAMAEQSPAGMPVWPLQGRETGTMTGYHSASVMAEACVKNFPGIDWERAYKVMRKRNMDDDYEGLGFYREMGYIPADLESESVSKTLEYDYGDWACSKVAEKLGKTDDAAIMKKRSRNYQHLFDPKTKFIRAKLKDGQWATPYDPKEMGHMQKWRDYTESNSWETTFSVQHDVMHYIEVFGGREAFVTKLDELFNQDSTLPADAPPDIAGLVGMYAHGNEPCHHMAYLYLWAGQPHKTQARIRMLLDTMYDNKPDGLAGNEDCGQMSAWYVMSAMGLYAVDPASGSYVFGSPIFDKATITLAGGKKLEIETKRKSPTDQYIQSVTVDGKPHDRLWIEHETIARGAKIVFTMSAEPNLQLGVSEAAAPPSLEV; encoded by the coding sequence ATGCTTTCCAGACGCACCTTCCTTGAATTGATGTCCCTGACTGCCTGTTCCGATCTCATCGCCAAGCCATTATTCAAAGGCGGACTGGGCGGCGCGCATGAAGATCCCGCGCAGTATGTGAATCTGGCCATTGGTACGGGCGGCCACGGGCATACCTATCCCGGTGCGACGGTGCCCTTCGGCGCGGTGCAGCTGAGCCCGGACACCTTCAACTCGGGCTGGGACTGGTGCTCGGGCTACCACATCTCCGACAGCTCGATCATGGGCTTCAGCCATACGCACCTGAGCGGCACCGGCTGCGGCGACCTGCTTGACGTGCTGCTGATGCCGTGCGTAGGCGATGTAAAGCTCGAGGCGGGTTCGCGCGAGAACCCGGAGAGCGGCTATCGCTCGCGCTTTTCGCATGAAGACGAAGTGATGAAGCCGGGCTACTACTCGGTGAAGCTGAAGGACTATGGCGTGCTCGCCGAGCTGAGCGCGACCGAGCGTACCGGCGCGCATAAGTACACCTTCCCGGCGAGCGAGAAGAGCCACTTCATTCTCGATTGGACGCATGCCTACGAAGATCCGAAGAACCCCGTTTCCGATGCGTTTCTCTCCGTGCGTGGTAACGATACTGTGCTCGGTGGACGCACCGTTCACTCCTGGGGCAACGGACGCAAGATCTACTTCGCCATGCAATTCTCGAAGGCTCCGGAAAAGATCGAGATCATTGCCGACGGAACCACCTTGCCTGCCGGAACGACGGAAGCGAAGGGCACCGCGCTCAAGACTGTCCTCCACCATGCAACGGCCGCAGGCGAAGTCATCTACGTGAAGACCGGCATCTCGGCAGTCAGCGCCGAAAACGCGCTCAAGAATCTCGAAAAGGAGCAGCCGGGCTGGGATTTCGACGGCGTGCGCAAGGCCGCTGCTTCCACCTGGGAAAAGGAGCTGGGCCGCATCCGCATTGATGGCGGCACGGAAAAGCAGAAGCAGATCTTCTACACCTCGCTCTACCACATGATGGTTGCCCCCACGGTGATGGATGACGTGGACGGCAGCTATCGCGGCATGGATCTCGAGGTGCACCAGCTTGAGCCCGGTCAGCACAACTACAGCACCTACTCGCTGTGGGATACCTATCGCGCGCTGCACCCCTGTTTCACGCTTTTCCAGCAGGAGCGCGTGCCCACCATGGTCAACAGTCTCATCGCCATGGCCGAGCAGAGCCCCGCGGGCATGCCGGTATGGCCGCTGCAGGGCCGCGAGACGGGCACCATGACCGGCTACCACTCCGCATCGGTGATGGCCGAGGCCTGCGTGAAGAACTTTCCCGGCATCGATTGGGAGCGCGCCTACAAGGTGATGCGCAAGCGCAACATGGATGACGACTACGAGGGACTCGGCTTCTACCGCGAGATGGGCTACATCCCGGCCGATCTCGAAAGTGAGTCGGTGAGCAAGACGCTCGAGTACGACTACGGCGACTGGGCCTGCTCGAAGGTGGCTGAAAAGCTGGGCAAAACCGATGACGCGGCCATCATGAAGAAGCGCTCGCGCAACTACCAGCACCTCTTCGACCCGAAGACGAAGTTCATCCGCGCCAAGCTCAAGGACGGTCAGTGGGCCACGCCCTATGATCCCAAGGAGATGGGCCACATGCAGAAGTGGCGCGACTACACGGAATCGAACTCCTGGGAGACGACCTTCAGCGTGCAGCACGATGTGATGCACTACATCGAGGTCTTCGGCGGCCGCGAGGCCTTCGTCACCAAGCTCGATGAGCTCTTCAACCAGGATTCGACGCTGCCCGCCGATGCTCCGCCGGACATTGCCGGTCTCGTCGGCATGTACGCGCACGGCAACGAGCCCTGCCATCACATGGCCTACCTCTACCTGTGGGCCGGCCAGCCGCACAAGACGCAGGCCCGCATCCGCATGCTGCTCGACACTATGTATGACAACAAGCCGGATGGCCTCGCAGGCAACGAGGACTGCGGCCAGATGTCGGCTTGGTACGTGATGTCGGCCATGGGCCTCTATGCGGTCGATCCAGCCAGCGGTTCGTATGTCTTCGGCTCGCCGATCTTCGACAAGGCGACGATTACGCTCGCGGGTGGAAAGAAACTCGAGATCGAGACGAAGCGGAAGTCGCCGACCGATCAGTACATCCAGTCGGTGACCGTTGACGGCAAGCCGCATGACCGCCTGTGGATCGAGCACGAAACGATTGCCCGGGGTGCGAAGATCGTCTTTACCATGAGCGCGGAGCCGAACCTGCAGCTCGGCGTCTCGGAAGCCGCGGCGCCTCCGTCGCTGGAGGTGTAG
- a CDS encoding LutC/YkgG family protein, translating into MSTAREAILGKVRAAIADANGMSSDEQRERDYAALPRAYAQSSPLDGAGRLALLAERLHEYDAGVYETTREGLRAKIDEVLRSRNKQRLAVPDATPADWLPSGFEFVPGEDRTALELDKVDGLVSGCTVAIALTGSLVLQNAAAQGKRALSLVPDYHLCVVFADQVVTTVPECFARLDAASALPTTFISGPSATADIEMTRIKGVHGPRFLDVILVR; encoded by the coding sequence ATGAGCACAGCGCGGGAGGCGATTCTCGGGAAAGTGCGTGCGGCTATCGCAGACGCCAACGGAATGAGCAGCGACGAGCAGCGTGAGCGGGACTATGCGGCGCTGCCGCGTGCCTACGCTCAAAGCTCTCCACTCGACGGGGCCGGACGGCTTGCGCTGCTGGCCGAGCGGCTGCATGAGTACGATGCAGGCGTCTACGAGACCACGCGCGAGGGGCTGCGGGCGAAGATCGATGAAGTGTTGCGCAGCCGCAACAAGCAGCGGCTGGCCGTGCCGGATGCGACTCCTGCGGACTGGCTGCCCAGTGGCTTCGAATTCGTGCCTGGTGAAGATAGGACTGCGCTCGAGCTCGACAAGGTGGATGGCCTGGTGAGCGGCTGCACGGTGGCCATCGCGCTGACCGGCAGTCTCGTTTTGCAGAATGCCGCGGCGCAGGGCAAGCGGGCGCTCTCGCTGGTTCCGGACTATCACCTATGCGTCGTCTTTGCCGATCAGGTCGTCACGACTGTGCCGGAGTGTTTTGCGCGGCTGGATGCGGCCTCGGCACTCCCCACAACCTTTATTTCCGGGCCATCCGCCACTGCGGATATCGAGATGACGCGCATCAAGGGCGTGCATGGACCGCGATTTCTGGATGTAATCCTGGTGCGCTAG
- a CDS encoding LutB/LldF family L-lactate oxidation iron-sulfur protein — translation MSAGVGHAWPDVAFPEAAKDSLKDEQLRRNVRHATDVITTKRGRVTGELEDWQALRESGSAIRAHVLRNLDTYLVQFEQACTAAGGHVHWARDAAEANAIVLGLLEPKGAKEVLKIKSMTTEEIGLNRTLASHGIEAKETDLAELIIQLGKDKPSHIVVPALHKNRHQVREIFSREMGLKDLGDRPEDLTEAARQHLRERFLSVPVAISGANFLIAETGGVCIVESEGNGRMCLTLPDTLITIAGIEKVLPRFRDMEVFLQTLPRSATGERMNPYNSVWTGVHDGDGPREFHVILLDNGRSEILKDAEAQQTLKCIRCAACQNACPVYRQTGGHAYSSVYAGPIGAILTPQLYQLQRGSTLPYASSLCGACYEVCPVKINIPEVLIHLRGEVVREEQKTLKGKLGPWNLGMQAAAKIFMSGDRLELAQQLGRMGQKPFVGGDGFIHHLPMMMSGWTQSRDMAAMPKESFRQWWEKREKGAQA, via the coding sequence GTGAGCGCGGGCGTTGGCCATGCCTGGCCGGATGTCGCTTTTCCCGAGGCTGCGAAGGATTCGCTGAAGGACGAGCAGCTTCGCCGTAATGTGCGCCACGCGACCGACGTCATCACCACCAAGCGCGGTCGCGTGACCGGCGAGCTGGAAGACTGGCAGGCGCTGCGTGAGTCGGGCAGCGCCATCCGCGCCCATGTGCTGCGCAATCTCGATACGTACCTGGTGCAGTTCGAGCAGGCCTGCACCGCTGCGGGCGGCCATGTGCACTGGGCACGCGATGCCGCGGAAGCAAATGCCATTGTGCTCGGATTATTGGAGCCGAAGGGCGCGAAGGAAGTCCTCAAGATCAAGTCGATGACCACCGAGGAGATCGGGCTCAATCGCACGCTCGCCTCTCATGGTATCGAGGCGAAGGAGACCGATCTCGCCGAGCTCATTATTCAGCTGGGCAAGGACAAGCCCTCGCACATCGTCGTTCCCGCTCTGCATAAGAACCGCCACCAGGTGCGCGAAATCTTCTCCCGCGAGATGGGGCTCAAAGATCTCGGCGATCGTCCCGAAGACCTGACCGAGGCCGCGCGCCAGCATCTGCGCGAGCGTTTCCTGAGTGTGCCCGTGGCCATCAGCGGCGCAAACTTTCTTATCGCCGAAACCGGCGGCGTCTGCATCGTTGAGTCCGAGGGCAACGGTCGCATGTGCCTGACGCTGCCCGATACGCTGATCACCATCGCCGGTATTGAGAAGGTGCTTCCGCGCTTCCGCGATATGGAAGTCTTCCTGCAGACGCTGCCTCGCTCAGCGACCGGCGAACGCATGAATCCGTACAATTCGGTGTGGACGGGCGTGCATGATGGCGACGGGCCGCGCGAGTTTCACGTGATCCTGCTCGACAACGGCCGCTCGGAAATCCTGAAGGATGCCGAGGCGCAGCAGACGCTCAAGTGCATCCGCTGCGCGGCCTGCCAGAACGCCTGCCCGGTCTACCGGCAGACGGGTGGCCACGCATACAGCTCGGTCTATGCGGGCCCTATCGGCGCCATCCTAACGCCACAGCTCTATCAGCTTCAGCGCGGCTCCACGCTGCCGTATGCGTCTTCATTGTGCGGCGCGTGTTATGAGGTCTGCCCGGTCAAGATCAATATCCCCGAAGTGCTCATTCACCTGCGCGGCGAAGTCGTGCGCGAAGAGCAGAAGACGCTCAAGGGCAAACTGGGTCCGTGGAATCTGGGCATGCAGGCCGCTGCGAAAATTTTCATGAGTGGCGATCGCCTGGAACTGGCGCAGCAACTGGGCCGCATGGGGCAAAAGCCCTTCGTCGGCGGTGACGGCTTCATTCATCATTTGCCCATGATGATGAGCGGCTGGACACAGTCCCGTGACATGGCCGCGATGCCGAAGGAGAGCTTCCGCCAATGGTGGGAGAAGCGCGAGAAGGGAGCCCAGGCATGA
- a CDS encoding (Fe-S)-binding protein, with amino-acid sequence MRLSLFITCYNDTMFPETGKAVVRVLERLGHDISFPHEQTCCGQMHWNTGYLKEAVPIIRHFVNVFRDAEAVVIPSSSCVAMIRDHYPKAAEASGDAAFVREVEALLPRVWEFSEFLVKKLGVEDVGAEFPHRVTYHASCHSLRGLELGDVPLRLLRNVRGLELIELKNVDRCCGFGGTFAIKNADVSTEMLGEKMASIEETHAEICTAVDNSCLMHISGGLHRQNAGVKAMHIAEILASTGGVQ; translated from the coding sequence GTGCGCCTGTCGCTCTTCATCACCTGTTATAACGACACGATGTTTCCGGAGACCGGCAAGGCCGTCGTCCGCGTGCTGGAGCGTCTGGGGCACGACATCTCTTTTCCGCATGAGCAGACCTGCTGCGGCCAGATGCACTGGAACACCGGCTATCTGAAGGAAGCGGTGCCGATTATCCGGCATTTCGTCAACGTATTCCGTGATGCCGAGGCGGTAGTGATTCCGTCCTCGTCGTGCGTAGCCATGATCCGCGATCATTATCCGAAGGCCGCCGAGGCGAGCGGCGATGCGGCCTTTGTCCGCGAGGTCGAAGCGCTGCTGCCGCGCGTCTGGGAGTTCTCGGAATTTCTGGTGAAGAAGCTGGGTGTGGAGGATGTGGGCGCGGAATTTCCGCATCGCGTGACCTACCACGCAAGCTGCCACTCGCTGCGCGGGCTGGAGCTGGGCGATGTGCCGTTGCGCCTGCTGCGCAACGTGCGCGGTCTGGAGCTGATCGAGCTCAAGAATGTAGACCGCTGCTGCGGCTTCGGGGGAACCTTCGCCATCAAGAATGCCGACGTCTCGACCGAGATGCTGGGCGAAAAGATGGCGTCGATCGAGGAGACGCACGCCGAAATCTGTACGGCCGTCGATAACTCCTGCCTGATGCATATCAGTGGCGGTTTGCACCGGCAGAATGCGGGCGTGAAAGCGATGCACATCGCGGAGATTCTGGCCTCAACCGGCGGTGTGCAGTGA
- a CDS encoding phosphatidylinositol-specific phospholipase C1-like protein — protein sequence MLKTGMARGTSAIVWCALAATGVAAAQNDDSVRMNQIQVIGTHNSYHAGFAPSAAKYWQEKAPKVYEGLNYSHPTLTAQLDGGVRQLEIDIFPDTKGGLFAHPYGEKAIAEAGLPADPPYNADGVMDKPGFKVLHVQDIDYRSRCEPFTACLAEVRKWSKAHPHHLPVFLLIENKYGKLKDVPFPTVTPEEWTPAIFDDLDKEIRSVFPESEIITPDDVRGKYATLNEAIRAGNWPTLKQARGKVIFLLDQRRYESMYTEGHPALQGRILFTNAVPGAPDAAFTEENDGTPEEIDALVKQGYLVRTRSDEPGREAPKNDTSRRDVVLKTGAQIISTDYPAAEKHASGYEVELPGNAVARCNPVLQPAGCTDSGLAAKK from the coding sequence GTGTTGAAGACAGGAATGGCGCGAGGGACGAGCGCGATCGTGTGGTGTGCGCTGGCGGCGACCGGCGTGGCAGCGGCGCAGAACGATGACAGTGTGCGCATGAACCAGATCCAGGTGATCGGCACGCATAACAGCTATCACGCGGGCTTTGCCCCGAGCGCGGCAAAATACTGGCAGGAAAAAGCTCCGAAGGTCTACGAGGGGCTGAACTACAGCCATCCGACGCTGACCGCGCAGCTCGATGGCGGCGTGCGCCAGCTGGAAATCGATATCTTCCCTGATACCAAGGGCGGCCTCTTCGCACATCCCTATGGTGAAAAGGCCATTGCCGAGGCCGGCCTGCCGGCCGATCCGCCGTACAACGCCGATGGTGTAATGGACAAGCCCGGCTTCAAAGTCCTGCATGTGCAGGATATTGATTACCGCAGCCGCTGTGAGCCCTTCACCGCGTGTCTGGCTGAAGTGCGCAAGTGGTCAAAGGCCCATCCGCATCATCTGCCTGTCTTCCTGCTCATCGAAAACAAATACGGCAAGCTGAAGGACGTGCCCTTCCCGACGGTTACGCCTGAGGAATGGACCCCTGCAATCTTCGACGACCTCGATAAGGAGATTCGTTCGGTATTTCCGGAGAGCGAGATCATCACGCCGGACGATGTGCGCGGCAAGTATGCCACGCTGAACGAGGCCATCCGGGCAGGCAACTGGCCAACCCTTAAGCAGGCGCGGGGCAAAGTCATCTTCCTGCTGGATCAGCGCCGCTACGAATCCATGTATACCGAAGGCCATCCGGCGCTGCAGGGCCGCATCCTCTTTACGAATGCAGTGCCTGGAGCGCCCGATGCAGCTTTTACCGAAGAGAATGACGGCACGCCGGAGGAGATCGATGCGCTGGTGAAGCAGGGATACCTGGTCCGCACGCGCTCCGATGAGCCTGGCCGCGAGGCGCCGAAGAATGACACCTCGCGCCGTGATGTGGTGCTCAAGACCGGCGCGCAGATTATCAGTACGGATTATCCCGCGGCGGAGAAGCATGCTTCGGGTTATGAGGTGGAGCTGCCCGGTAACGCCGTGGCGCGGTGCAATCCGGTGCTGCAGCCGGCGGGCTGCACGGACAGCGGGCTGGCTGCAAAAAAGTAA